In Chryseobacterium gleum, a single genomic region encodes these proteins:
- a CDS encoding UvrD-helicase domain-containing protein yields the protein MIFDKLNDEQRVAVTQSGNVLLTACPGSGKTRVIIHKLAYELDQLANTSKKKIAAVTFTVRASEEIFKRLNAMGINSDKIWSGTLHSFCLEWILRPYSCYLPELQNGFSMADESYCDELISSLKVKYKLKPIDPVNMRFDRNGNFLETKIIQKRLLEDYHSILKRKKLIDFELILFYSYKILQDLPRIPQILSKLFKIICIDEYQDTQDLLYAIISTIVRAGNGETSAFFVGDTDQAIYSSLGGVAKNIEQIKEELNDLPIEPLTLKGNYRSSQRIIDFYRQFQTQSIDIKAVGINAKTKGLITLNNTIDKAGIVEEISKLILLSLDKGIPEDEICVLVPQWWLITSISKKLRAVLPNVNFDASGLAPMARNRENIWFKLSRLFLTQPSPKLYSLRYRWAAELIDNFRIHTFSDLTEEYRNERSFLRLINSIKSNEIEGIDYLKDCFDQFLNIVGIDYKKNPTLVESWELFFTNIKKRLNDPEYVIPSDIQSFKSFYREMTGVVINTCVGIKGEEFETVIAYGLLNGYIPHWNEIFSGNANEASKKLLYVICSRAKTNLHLISETGRTTKRGDALTITSELEAVNFKYDNV from the coding sequence ATGATATTTGACAAATTAAATGATGAGCAGAGAGTTGCAGTTACGCAAAGTGGTAATGTTTTACTTACGGCTTGCCCAGGAAGTGGTAAGACAAGAGTGATCATTCATAAATTGGCTTATGAATTGGATCAGCTTGCAAATACAAGTAAGAAAAAAATTGCTGCAGTAACATTTACTGTTAGGGCTTCTGAAGAAATTTTTAAGCGGCTCAATGCTATGGGGATTAATAGTGATAAGATATGGTCAGGTACTCTTCATTCTTTTTGTTTAGAATGGATTTTAAGGCCTTATTCTTGTTATCTTCCTGAGTTGCAAAACGGATTTTCAATGGCAGACGAATCTTATTGTGATGAACTAATAAGCAGTTTAAAAGTCAAATATAAATTGAAGCCAATAGATCCTGTAAATATGCGATTTGATAGAAATGGTAATTTCTTAGAAACAAAAATAATCCAGAAAAGGCTTTTAGAAGATTATCACTCAATTTTAAAAAGAAAAAAATTAATAGACTTTGAATTGATTTTATTTTACTCTTATAAAATCCTTCAGGATCTGCCAAGAATCCCACAGATATTATCTAAATTATTCAAAATTATTTGTATTGATGAATATCAGGACACTCAAGATTTACTATACGCTATCATCTCAACAATTGTTAGAGCCGGAAATGGTGAAACATCTGCTTTCTTTGTAGGAGATACTGATCAGGCTATTTACTCTTCGTTAGGAGGGGTAGCAAAAAATATCGAACAAATAAAAGAAGAGTTAAATGACCTTCCAATAGAACCTTTAACCTTAAAAGGAAATTACAGATCTAGTCAACGAATAATTGATTTCTACAGGCAGTTTCAAACGCAGTCTATAGATATAAAAGCGGTGGGAATTAATGCAAAAACAAAAGGTCTAATAACTCTTAATAATACTATTGATAAGGCAGGAATTGTTGAAGAGATATCCAAATTAATTCTGTTAAGTTTGGACAAGGGAATACCTGAGGACGAGATCTGTGTATTGGTACCTCAATGGTGGTTAATCACCTCAATTTCGAAAAAACTTAGGGCAGTACTACCGAATGTCAATTTTGATGCCTCGGGGCTAGCTCCAATGGCACGGAATCGGGAAAATATTTGGTTTAAACTCTCAAGATTATTTTTAACTCAGCCTAGCCCGAAACTATATTCTTTAAGATATAGATGGGCAGCAGAACTAATAGATAATTTCAGAATTCATACTTTTAGTGATTTAACTGAGGAATATAGAAATGAAAGAAGTTTTTTAAGACTCATAAACTCAATTAAATCAAATGAAATTGAAGGGATCGATTACCTAAAAGATTGTTTTGATCAATTTCTCAACATAGTAGGGATTGACTATAAAAAAAATCCAACATTGGTTGAAAGTTGGGAACTTTTCTTTACCAATATAAAAAAAAGATTAAATGATCCCGAGTATGTAATCCCTAGTGATATTCAGTCCTTCAAAAGTTTTTACAGAGAAATGACAGGTGTGGTAATAAATACATGCGTGGGAATTAAAGGCGAAGAATTTGAAACAGTTATTGCCTACGGTTTACTGAACGGTTACATTCCGCATTGGAACGAGATTTTTTCGGGAAATGCAAACGAGGCTTCAAAAAAATTATTATATGTTATTTGTTCCAGAGCAAAGACAAACTTGCATTTGATCAGTGAGACAGGGCGAACAACCAAGCGAGGAGATGCCTTGACTATAACCTCAGAATTAGAAGCTGTAAATTTTAAGTATGACAATGTTTAG
- a CDS encoding helix-turn-helix domain-containing protein, translated as MYKWQVENLKFQIGKLIQVYRLRKELSQFQLGLELNISKDHVGRIERGLTNPTIENIVKLCNFLDINILFLFTKLDITELKKIELEIDHLQKEFKNKNKRKS; from the coding sequence ATGTATAAATGGCAAGTAGAGAATTTGAAGTTTCAAATTGGTAAATTAATTCAAGTCTATAGACTAAGAAAAGAATTATCACAATTCCAATTAGGATTGGAATTAAATATCTCTAAAGATCATGTAGGTAGAATTGAAAGAGGATTAACTAATCCAACAATTGAAAATATTGTGAAACTGTGTAACTTTTTAGACATCAATATTCTATTTCTATTTACAAAACTGGACATCACAGAATTGAAAAAAATAGAATTAGAAATTGATCATCTACAAAAAGAGTTTAAGAATAAAAATAAGAGAAAATCATAA
- a CDS encoding SusC/RagA family TonB-linked outer membrane protein has product MKNSYYHIGGIFFGLMFTAVSITTKAQTRTISGTVTSSGKPLSGVVISQEGSDQVTITANNGTYALQVSAENTILLFRHPDYAEEKFTITNQTVVNISLEQKVKGIEEVILNAGYYKVKDKERTGSIAKVSAKDIENQPVSNVLSAAQGRMAGVSITQNSGTPGGGFDIQIRGRNSLRTRSNSVIDGNQPLYIIDGVPVGTGMSSSYAGSILLNADINPLNSINPNDIESFEILKDADATAIYGSRGANGVVLVTTKKGKKGKVKLTLNSSYGLSHGISNLKMMNTAQYLDMRKQAFANSNVSVYPANAYDINGTWDSNRYTDWRKELIGHYAALSNTQLSLSGGSENTNFLLSLGHNEQTTVFGRDFRYRTNTVSGNISHRSADRKFSFNSSNIFTATDNNLISSDATRQSYILAPNAPALYDSEGNLNWENNTFTNPAAAFENSYSNSNLQFLNNISMEYEAFDNFKLKLNGGLTYQTFEEWSLRPSTAYSPSAGATPLNSMSSKSNQNRLSMVIEPQISWMYRAGKHKFDVLMGGTYQRDVSDRGEIQGSGFESNAFIYNIGAAINKVVLDQISTEYRYGAFFGRMNYQYDKKYILNLTGRRDGSSRFGPNNKYAMFGAVGAAWLFSEEDFMKNISWLSFGKLRGSYGSSGSDNIGDYQYLDTFATANLIYNGSTGLAPTKLYNPDFSWERTIKTEAALELGLFNNRLNLSAAYYRNRSGNQLVGYQLSSVTGFSSVLANLDAVIQNTGFEFEASGEIIDKGNFSWKSSFNITIPRNKLISFPGLEGSSYANTYVIGQPVNIVKLYQLQGVNPTTLVYDFTDFNGDGKIASPDDRQVIRNLGQQFYGGLSNELRYRNWNFSFLLQFVKQQSRNYNSAMSSPGIMANLPVEALNVWSPSNPNGLYMPYRSTSNSSHSLFQNSDASVSDASFIRLKNVQLTYHLSLDSGLFREVKLYFQGQNLWTWTKFFGIDPEMTSFGFLPPLKTYSLGIQLTL; this is encoded by the coding sequence ATGAAAAATTCCTATTACCATATAGGAGGCATTTTCTTTGGGCTCATGTTTACAGCCGTAAGCATTACAACAAAAGCCCAGACACGCACCATTTCCGGTACCGTAACTTCATCAGGCAAGCCCCTTTCAGGAGTCGTAATCTCCCAAGAGGGTAGTGACCAAGTAACGATAACCGCTAATAACGGAACCTACGCATTACAGGTTTCAGCAGAAAATACTATCCTATTGTTCAGACACCCTGATTATGCTGAAGAAAAATTTACAATCACTAATCAGACCGTCGTTAATATCAGCTTAGAACAAAAAGTAAAGGGAATCGAAGAAGTTATTCTCAACGCTGGCTACTACAAGGTTAAAGACAAAGAAAGAACCGGTAGTATTGCCAAAGTTTCAGCAAAAGATATAGAAAATCAGCCTGTCTCCAATGTCCTGTCAGCAGCACAGGGAAGAATGGCAGGAGTCAGTATCACCCAGAATTCAGGAACTCCCGGAGGTGGATTTGATATTCAGATCAGAGGAAGAAACAGCCTTCGGACCCGAAGCAATTCCGTAATCGATGGTAATCAGCCGCTCTATATTATTGATGGTGTTCCGGTGGGTACGGGAATGAGTTCCTCCTATGCCGGAAGTATCCTTCTCAATGCAGACATCAATCCGCTGAACAGCATCAATCCTAACGATATTGAAAGTTTCGAGATCCTCAAAGATGCGGACGCTACTGCCATCTATGGTTCAAGAGGTGCTAATGGAGTAGTGCTGGTGACCACCAAAAAAGGGAAAAAGGGAAAGGTAAAACTGACCCTGAACTCTTCCTATGGTCTGAGCCATGGTATTTCAAACCTTAAAATGATGAATACTGCTCAGTATCTAGATATGAGAAAGCAGGCATTTGCCAACAGCAATGTCTCTGTCTATCCTGCTAACGCCTACGACATTAACGGAACCTGGGATTCCAACCGTTATACAGATTGGAGAAAGGAACTGATTGGTCATTATGCGGCTTTGTCAAATACCCAGCTTTCACTTAGTGGAGGAAGTGAAAATACCAATTTCCTGCTCAGTCTCGGTCATAATGAACAAACCACGGTGTTTGGCAGGGATTTCAGGTACAGAACCAATACCGTTTCAGGAAATATCAGCCACAGATCTGCTGATCGAAAATTCAGTTTCAACTCATCCAATATTTTTACCGCAACAGACAATAATCTGATTAGCTCTGATGCGACAAGACAATCGTATATTCTGGCTCCCAATGCACCCGCTCTTTATGATTCGGAAGGTAACCTTAACTGGGAAAACAATACGTTTACGAATCCCGCAGCGGCTTTTGAGAACTCCTATTCCAATAGCAATCTGCAATTCCTTAACAACATCAGTATGGAGTATGAAGCTTTTGACAACTTTAAGCTCAAACTCAATGGAGGTTTAACCTATCAGACTTTTGAAGAATGGTCACTTCGTCCGAGTACGGCGTATAGCCCTTCTGCTGGAGCAACACCTCTCAATTCCATGTCTTCAAAATCCAACCAGAATAGACTGTCTATGGTGATAGAACCCCAGATAAGCTGGATGTACAGAGCAGGTAAACATAAATTTGATGTACTGATGGGAGGTACCTATCAGAGAGATGTTTCAGACCGAGGTGAAATTCAGGGATCCGGTTTTGAGAGTAATGCCTTTATCTATAATATAGGTGCTGCAATCAATAAAGTCGTCCTTGACCAGATCAGTACAGAATACCGATACGGTGCTTTTTTCGGCAGAATGAACTATCAGTACGATAAAAAGTATATTCTTAATCTTACGGGAAGAAGAGACGGCAGCAGCAGATTTGGTCCCAATAATAAATATGCAATGTTTGGTGCTGTTGGGGCCGCATGGTTGTTTTCGGAAGAAGATTTTATGAAGAACATCTCATGGCTCAGTTTTGGAAAGCTGAGAGGAAGTTATGGTTCATCGGGAAGTGATAATATCGGGGATTACCAATACCTTGATACCTTTGCTACGGCTAATCTCATCTATAATGGCAGCACCGGCCTGGCTCCAACAAAACTCTACAATCCTGATTTCAGCTGGGAAAGAACCATCAAAACAGAAGCTGCTCTTGAACTTGGATTGTTCAACAACAGGCTTAACCTAAGTGCTGCCTATTACCGAAACCGCTCTGGAAATCAACTGGTAGGCTATCAGCTTTCCTCAGTAACGGGATTCAGCAGTGTACTGGCCAATCTGGATGCTGTTATTCAGAATACAGGATTTGAATTTGAGGCCAGCGGAGAAATTATCGATAAGGGAAATTTTTCATGGAAAAGTTCTTTCAATATAACCATTCCCCGAAACAAGCTGATTTCCTTTCCTGGACTTGAAGGTTCATCTTATGCCAATACTTATGTGATCGGACAGCCTGTTAACATTGTTAAACTCTACCAGCTTCAGGGAGTAAATCCCACTACCTTGGTCTATGATTTTACCGATTTCAATGGCGACGGAAAGATCGCATCACCGGATGACAGGCAGGTGATCAGAAATCTTGGACAGCAGTTTTACGGAGGACTAAGCAATGAATTACGCTACCGAAACTGGAACTTTTCATTTTTGTTGCAGTTTGTAAAGCAGCAGAGCCGGAACTATAACTCGGCAATGTCTTCTCCGGGGATTATGGCGAATCTCCCAGTGGAGGCATTGAATGTATGGTCGCCTTCGAATCCCAATGGCCTTTATATGCCGTACCGCTCTACGTCAAATTCTTCGCACAGCCTTTTTCAAAATAGTGATGCCAGTGTTTCTGATGCTTCATTTATAAGGCTTAAGAATGTACAGCTTACCTATCATCTTTCTTTGGATTCAGGTCTTTTCAGGGAAGTCAAGCTTTATTTTCAGGGGCAGAACCTCTGGACTTGGACGAAGTTCTTTGGAATTGATCCCGAGATGACCTCTTTTGGATTCCTGCCTCCCTTGAAAACTTATTCATTGGGCATTCAACTTACGCTGTGA
- a CDS encoding RagB/SusD family nutrient uptake outer membrane protein, producing the protein MKSIFNSIITAGLIYLMSTAISCEKMLEVDLPDNQMLSETVFSDTQTANAVLSGLYAGLWESSPVTGDQSGRLLGLYTDDLTYYAVNASNGLPELSNNTQIDSNQFVSSFWNAAYQKIYVSNSILEGLEGADHIPAADKARIKGETLVIRSLLFFYVQQVYGDIPFPVTTNYMINQSISKTSSAEVLMRIESDVKEAIELLSDTYRNNERIYINKKAAQLLLGKVQMQQLKWSEAEATLKTVVQSPLYQFQNDITKVFLKNGSHIIWQLKPKNNGDAVREATIYYFVNVAPTSMALSASLVSSFHNGDLRKQYWMGTVTVGGNTWYRAEKYKARSSNSTENSIVFRLEEAYLLLAEALAQQNKMSEALPFINPIKQRAGQPLLGSSVTQQQLLEEILNENRKEFFTEMGHRFIDLKRAGKLNELQQTKPNWKDQHKVWPLPQQELLLNPHLNPQNLGY; encoded by the coding sequence ATGAAATCAATATTCAATAGTATAATAACGGCAGGGCTCATCTATCTGATGAGTACCGCCATATCGTGTGAAAAAATGCTGGAAGTGGATTTGCCTGACAATCAGATGTTGTCAGAAACCGTCTTCAGTGATACTCAGACTGCCAACGCCGTATTATCTGGACTTTATGCCGGATTGTGGGAATCATCACCTGTTACGGGAGATCAAAGCGGAAGGCTTTTGGGGCTTTATACTGATGACCTGACCTACTATGCAGTCAATGCCAGTAATGGACTGCCTGAATTATCCAATAATACACAGATTGATTCCAATCAGTTTGTCAGTTCGTTCTGGAATGCTGCGTATCAGAAAATATATGTCAGCAATTCCATACTCGAAGGGCTGGAAGGAGCAGATCATATTCCGGCAGCTGATAAAGCAAGGATAAAAGGGGAGACCCTGGTTATCCGATCTTTGCTCTTTTTCTATGTCCAGCAGGTTTATGGAGATATTCCTTTTCCTGTGACCACCAATTATATGATCAATCAGAGTATTTCAAAAACATCTTCTGCGGAGGTACTGATGAGAATTGAATCTGATGTGAAGGAAGCTATTGAACTGCTTTCTGATACATACCGAAATAATGAACGCATCTATATCAATAAAAAAGCAGCCCAGCTTCTTCTGGGTAAAGTTCAGATGCAGCAGCTGAAATGGAGTGAGGCAGAAGCCACCTTGAAAACAGTAGTTCAGAGTCCTCTGTATCAGTTTCAAAATGATATCACGAAAGTCTTTCTTAAAAACGGCAGCCATATTATCTGGCAGCTCAAGCCTAAAAACAATGGGGATGCGGTGAGGGAAGCAACTATTTATTATTTTGTTAATGTTGCTCCAACCTCTATGGCACTTTCCGCATCTCTGGTCAGCTCGTTTCACAATGGAGATCTTAGAAAGCAATACTGGATGGGAACTGTTACGGTAGGGGGCAACACTTGGTACAGAGCGGAAAAATACAAAGCAAGGTCTTCCAACTCCACAGAAAACTCCATTGTCTTCAGACTGGAAGAGGCCTATTTACTGTTAGCAGAGGCTCTGGCACAGCAAAATAAAATGTCAGAGGCCCTGCCATTTATTAACCCGATCAAACAAAGAGCAGGACAGCCATTGCTAGGCAGTTCTGTTACACAACAGCAGCTTCTTGAGGAAATCCTTAATGAAAACAGAAAAGAGTTTTTTACAGAAATGGGACATCGATTTATCGATTTGAAAAGAGCAGGAAAGCTTAATGAATTGCAGCAGACTAAACCCAACTGGAAAGATCAACATAAAGTATGGCCTCTTCCGCAACAGGAACTGCTGCTCAATCCCCATCTGAATCCTCAAAATTTAGGTTACTAA
- a CDS encoding alpha/beta hydrolase family protein yields the protein MSRFSTMIGQMKVSEDQRFVLVTKMYANNSDSVLVFDRQSAVIPSDTILKKSNISFLNNYTVFASGPGRAELIELKSKKREIYDSVQRCNVNETLKQYVILGTDKNLKIYNAKGKVLHHEAGTLNYTISEQGQVYILAESGRFHQILNWNGSTMKLLYSTATNIVAMDLLESERFIVVKEKIDPNGKIRIRLLRVSDGQLFHNNRISLGEAQNMKLTEAGHSETFLIDISVRNLPEKSGKLEIWYGGDKYLRNKDQVLIEHQYMVWNVKNNQVHSIPPKSMQVYIATDHPRYFWSYNAREDNDYRGFRSLNVYRYDLLENKSELVFENASEMVIGKDGRYTIGFLMYKNQWMVYDHLLKQTKMIDYNGTLSYPIFMPDGSLLFTAGDRLINYHLETCVLKTAFKQENSKISFYEYSGKMIHQMESFKITQRTIEMSQPLMLHIRREDHNDSGYYSFYKGKLKEIMTYSSNRIKMFSQQDKHDLMYSIEENYNMSPRLYSKSKSSGQKKVLYTTNLHDKEAIDLQQDVISYTNSEGKYLKGVLYYPMKFDKTKKYPLVVQVYSIQHDEFNKYLYPAWGPSGFNIRLLLENGYMVFQPDIVSDNRGPGISALDCVHSGLDAIQGNLNIDFRRMGLTGHSFGGYETNFIATHSERFAAYVSGAGLSDIMNTYFSFNELFKIADYSRFETGQFSMGVPFSEDKDLYYKNNPINFIEKVNAPVLLWAGKKDTNIPPTQTMSFYMGLLRNRKKVVALMYADQEHTFKKSSEDIRDLNTKILEWWDYHLKSWKDIGWIDKEMKRDAE from the coding sequence ATGTCGCGTTTCTCAACGATGATAGGTCAGATGAAGGTATCTGAAGATCAGAGATTCGTTTTGGTGACTAAAATGTACGCGAATAATTCTGATTCAGTTCTTGTGTTTGACCGCCAATCAGCAGTCATTCCATCCGATACCATTTTAAAAAAGAGCAACATCAGTTTTCTGAACAATTATACGGTCTTTGCTTCAGGACCGGGTAGGGCTGAATTAATTGAGCTGAAGTCCAAAAAAAGAGAGATTTATGATAGTGTACAGCGATGCAATGTCAATGAAACCCTGAAGCAATATGTCATATTGGGTACTGATAAAAACCTGAAAATCTATAATGCCAAAGGAAAAGTGCTTCACCATGAGGCGGGAACATTGAACTATACTATTTCGGAGCAGGGACAGGTTTATATTCTTGCTGAAAGTGGAAGATTTCATCAAATATTGAATTGGAATGGAAGCACTATGAAATTGCTTTATTCCACTGCAACTAACATTGTTGCGATGGATCTTTTAGAATCAGAGAGATTTATTGTTGTAAAAGAAAAAATAGATCCCAATGGAAAGATCAGGATCAGATTGTTAAGAGTATCAGACGGGCAGCTGTTTCATAACAACCGGATCAGTCTAGGAGAAGCCCAAAATATGAAATTAACTGAAGCAGGTCATTCTGAAACTTTTTTGATTGATATTTCCGTCAGGAACCTCCCTGAGAAAAGTGGAAAACTTGAAATATGGTATGGAGGAGACAAATATCTGCGCAATAAGGACCAAGTGCTGATTGAGCATCAGTATATGGTATGGAATGTTAAAAATAATCAAGTTCATTCTATCCCTCCCAAATCAATGCAGGTTTATATAGCGACAGACCATCCACGTTATTTTTGGAGTTATAATGCCAGGGAGGACAATGATTACCGTGGATTTAGAAGCCTGAATGTATATCGATATGATCTTTTGGAAAACAAATCTGAACTTGTTTTTGAGAACGCTTCAGAAATGGTCATAGGAAAGGACGGTCGTTACACCATTGGATTTCTGATGTATAAGAATCAATGGATGGTCTACGATCATCTGTTAAAGCAGACAAAAATGATCGATTATAATGGAACATTAAGCTATCCTATCTTTATGCCTGATGGCAGTTTGCTCTTTACGGCAGGAGACCGACTGATCAATTATCACCTGGAAACATGTGTGTTAAAAACAGCATTTAAACAAGAGAACAGCAAAATCAGCTTTTATGAATACAGTGGAAAAATGATTCATCAGATGGAATCTTTTAAGATAACACAACGAACTATTGAAATGTCACAGCCGTTGATGCTGCATATCAGGAGAGAAGATCATAATGATTCCGGATATTATTCTTTTTATAAAGGTAAGCTCAAAGAAATAATGACGTACAGCAGCAACAGGATTAAAATGTTCTCGCAACAGGACAAGCATGATTTAATGTATTCGATTGAAGAAAACTACAACATGTCTCCACGGTTGTACAGCAAAAGCAAGTCATCAGGTCAAAAGAAGGTACTTTATACAACCAACCTTCATGATAAAGAAGCGATAGATCTGCAACAGGATGTTATTTCATACACCAACAGTGAAGGTAAGTATCTGAAAGGAGTTCTGTATTATCCCATGAAATTCGACAAGACAAAAAAATATCCTTTGGTGGTACAGGTATACAGTATTCAGCATGATGAGTTCAACAAATACCTGTATCCCGCCTGGGGACCCAGTGGATTCAATATTCGACTGCTTCTTGAGAACGGTTATATGGTTTTTCAACCGGACATTGTTTCAGATAACAGGGGGCCGGGAATTTCGGCACTTGATTGTGTTCATTCCGGACTGGATGCGATTCAAGGAAATTTAAATATTGACTTCAGGCGTATGGGTTTGACAGGACACTCATTTGGTGGTTATGAGACCAATTTTATTGCTACCCATTCAGAAAGGTTCGCAGCCTATGTCTCGGGGGCAGGTCTTAGTGATATTATGAATACTTACTTTTCATTTAATGAACTGTTTAAAATAGCAGACTATTCAAGATTTGAAACAGGGCAGTTTTCAATGGGAGTTCCTTTTTCAGAGGATAAGGACCTGTATTATAAAAATAATCCCATCAATTTTATTGAGAAAGTCAACGCACCTGTATTGCTTTGGGCAGGTAAGAAAGATACGAATATTCCGCCAACGCAAACCATGAGCTTTTATATGGGATTATTAAGAAACAGAAAAAAGGTGGTGGCACTAATGTATGCAGATCAGGAACACACTTTCAAGAAAAGTTCCGAAGACATCAGGGATCTTAATACTAAAATCTTGGAATGGTGGGACTATCACCTGAAAAGCTGGAAAGATATAGGATGGATCGATAAAGAAATGAAAAGGGACGCAGAATAG
- a CDS encoding DoxX family protein, with product MKNVQNIFIKTVSCFFILLFVYASVSKLLDFENFQVQIAQSPLLSAYAGIISYAVIIVELIIVLLLTFPSRRLIGLYLSTALMSAFTIYIFLILNYSDFVPCSCGGILEKMGWTEHLIFNILCVAIGGLSVLIMGRANHKTYRKTALILGISNILSCILVIVLFFKSEYIIKQENNFTRRFLMHPILKVKSMDLENHSFYFAGAKNEELYLANRSLPQNLLAVDSLLKKAVNTKIDLELSKYPFKKIEIKVKDHHYYIYDGNVPIIFKGKLGDTQSKVISFNDAFFSQLEIIDSNKIAIRTLSSQTRNLTLGTILINHNGKNQVTLHPDLLEKQLDGFFDSDGYLSSDPIRPTVSYIYSYRNQFLVMNHSMQLIHRWRTIDTTKIAQIKVTSLSNGKSKMSKPALKVNGHAIVYRGLLFNPAQLRGRHESLSRWKESKVIDIYNTESQEYIGSMYIDNIKNNTMSDFRITDEHLYAIIGNQLVQYKLTQPLKKHFKNGEAENRVSE from the coding sequence ATGAAAAACGTACAAAATATCTTTATCAAAACTGTTTCCTGCTTTTTTATTCTGTTGTTTGTGTATGCAAGTGTGAGCAAATTGCTCGATTTTGAAAACTTTCAAGTACAGATTGCTCAGTCACCTTTACTAAGTGCTTATGCAGGTATTATTTCTTATGCTGTTATTATTGTAGAATTAATTATTGTACTATTATTAACTTTTCCAAGCAGGAGATTAATCGGATTATATTTATCAACTGCCTTAATGTCAGCATTTACGATCTATATATTTCTCATTCTAAATTACAGTGACTTTGTTCCTTGTTCCTGTGGAGGGATCTTGGAAAAAATGGGATGGACTGAACATCTGATTTTTAATATTCTTTGTGTAGCTATAGGAGGTCTATCTGTTCTCATCATGGGAAGAGCAAATCATAAGACTTACCGTAAAACAGCATTGATCTTAGGAATTTCCAATATTTTGAGTTGTATTCTTGTCATTGTTTTGTTTTTTAAGTCAGAATACATTATAAAACAGGAAAACAATTTTACAAGAAGGTTTCTGATGCATCCTATTTTAAAAGTAAAAAGTATGGATCTGGAGAACCATTCATTTTATTTTGCTGGTGCTAAAAATGAAGAGCTTTACTTAGCTAACCGAAGCCTCCCTCAAAATTTATTAGCAGTTGATTCACTTTTAAAAAAAGCTGTAAATACAAAGATTGATCTGGAACTCAGCAAATATCCATTTAAAAAAATAGAGATTAAAGTTAAAGATCACCATTATTATATCTATGATGGAAATGTACCCATCATATTCAAAGGTAAATTAGGTGATACACAAAGCAAAGTAATCAGTTTTAATGATGCATTCTTTAGCCAGCTTGAAATTATTGACAGTAATAAAATTGCCATTCGCACCCTCTCATCTCAAACCAGGAATTTAACGCTGGGAACTATTTTAATCAATCACAATGGCAAAAATCAGGTGACACTGCATCCTGATTTACTTGAAAAGCAGTTGGATGGTTTTTTTGATTCTGACGGCTATCTTTCATCTGATCCTATAAGACCGACTGTCAGCTATATCTACAGTTACAGAAACCAGTTTCTTGTCATGAACCATTCAATGCAGCTTATTCACAGATGGAGAACTATTGATACGACTAAAATCGCACAGATTAAAGTAACATCGCTATCCAATGGAAAATCTAAAATGTCTAAACCTGCACTAAAAGTTAATGGGCATGCGATCGTATACAGAGGTCTGTTATTTAACCCTGCTCAATTAAGAGGAAGACATGAATCTTTAAGCAGATGGAAGGAAAGCAAAGTTATTGACATCTATAATACCGAATCTCAGGAATATATTGGCAGCATGTACATCGACAATATTAAAAATAATACCATGTCAGATTTTAGAATTACCGATGAGCATTTGTACGCAATTATTGGAAATCAGCTGGTACAATATAAACTTACCCAGCCCCTGAAAAAACATTTTAAAAACGGGGAAGCCGAAAACCGTGTTTCAGAGTAG